One Eriocheir sinensis breed Jianghai 21 chromosome 32, ASM2467909v1, whole genome shotgun sequence genomic region harbors:
- the LOC127006183 gene encoding keratin-associated protein 9-1-like isoform X3 yields the protein MWVQYAITSATAYPAVCQVCYSVSGVLQCVRCIVGVRCVAVCQVCCSVLCVLQCVMCVAVCHVCCSVRCVAVCQVCCSVRCVRCVAVCLVCCSVSCVLQCVVCCSVSCVLLCVVCCSVSCVLQVSGVLQCVRCVAVCQVCCRGQVCCSASYVLQCVMCVAVCRVLQCVVCVAVCCSVMCVAVCRVLQCVMCVAVCCSVMCVAVCRVLQCVRCVAVCHVYCRGQVCCSVSCVLQCVMCVAVGHVCCSVSGVLQCVMCVAVCHVCCSVSGMLQCQVCCRGQVCCNVSGVLQGVKCIALFQVCLRVPGVLQCIRCVAQVLQCHVCCRVSGVPLCSFGSNMALEMKFVKLSPLPSSPSPSFSVALFVEVIRNISVIPRQSKQISDEPKLLILLVLLLHICLLKSFSI from the exons atgtgggtccagtacgctatcacttcggccaccgcctaccctgcagTGTGTCAGGTGTGTTACAGTGTGTcaggtgtgttgcagtgtgtcaggTGTATTGTAGGGGTcaggtgtgttgcagtgtgtcaggtgtgttgcagtgtgttatgtgtgttgcagtgtgtcatgtgtgttgcagtgtgtcatgtgtgttgcagtgtcaggtgtgttgcagtgtgtcaggTGTGTTGCAGTGTCAGGTGTGTCAGGTGTGTTGCAGTGTGCcttgtgtgttgcagtgtgtcatgtgtgttgcagtgtgtcgtGTGTTGTAGTGTGTcatgtgtgttgctgtgtgtcgtgtgttgcagtgtgtcatgtGTGTTGCAGGTGTCAGGTGTATTGCAGTGTGTcaggtgtgttgcagtgtgtcaggTGTGTTGCAGGGGTCAGGTGTGTTGCAGTGCGTCATATGTATTGCAGTGTGtcatgtgtgttgcagtgtgtcgtgtgttgcagtgtgtcgtgtgtgttgcagtgtgttgcagtgtcatgtgtgttgcagtgtgtcgtgtgttgcagtgtgtcatgtgtgttgcagtgtgttgcagtgtcatgtgtgttgcagtgtgtcgtgtgttgcagtgtgtcag gtgtgttgcagtgtgtcatgtGTATTGCAGGGGTcaggtgtgttgcagtgtgtcatgtgtattgcagtgtgtcatgtgtgttgcagt GGGtcatgtgtgttgcagtgtgtcaggtgtgttgcagtgtgtcatgtgtgttgcagtgtgtcatgtgtgttgcagtgtgtcaggTATGTTGCAGTGTCAGGTGTGTTGCAGGGGTCAG gTGTGTTGCAATGTGTCAGGTGTGTTGCAAGGTGTCAAGTGTATTGCATTGTTTCAGGTATGTTTAAGGGTGCCGGGTGTGTTGCAATGTATCAGGTGTGTTGCACAGGTGTTGCAATGTCATGTGTGTTGCAGGGTGTCAGGTGTGCCGCTCTGCTCTTTTGGCAGCAATATGGCGCTTGAGATGAAGTTTGTCAAActctcaccattaccatcatcaccctcaccatccTTCTCTGTGGCTTTGTTTGTGGAAGTCATTCGGAATATCAGCGTCATTCCTCGTCAAAGTAAGCAAATCAGTGATGAGCCGAAACTATTAATTCTACTGGTACTGCTGCTGCACATATGTTTATTGAAGTCATTCAGTATATAA
- the LOC127006183 gene encoding keratin-associated protein 9-1-like isoform X1 yields the protein MWVQYAITSATAYPAVCQVCYSVSGVLQCVRCIVGVRCVAVCQVCCSVLCVLQCVMCVAVCHVCCSVRCVAVCQVCCSVRCVRCVAVCLVCCSVSCVLQCVVCCSVSCVLLCVVCCSVSCVLQVSGVLQCVRCVAVCQVCCRGQVCCSASYVLQCVMCVAVCRVLQCVVCVAVCCSVMCVAVCRVLQCVMCVAVCCSVMCVAVCRVLQCVRCVAVCHVYCRGQVCCSVSCVLQCVMCVAVCQVCCSVSCVLQCVMCVAGVMCVAVCQVCCSVSCVLQCVMCVAVCQVCCSVRCVAGVRCVAGVRCVAVCQVCCNVSGVLQGVKCIALFQVCLRVPGVLQCIRCVAQVLQCHVCCRVSGVPLCSFGSNMALEMKFVKLSPLPSSPSPSFSVALFVEVIRNISVIPRQSKQISDEPKLLILLVLLLHICLLKSFSI from the exons atgtgggtccagtacgctatcacttcggccaccgcctaccctgcagTGTGTCAGGTGTGTTACAGTGTGTcaggtgtgttgcagtgtgtcaggTGTATTGTAGGGGTcaggtgtgttgcagtgtgtcaggtgtgttgcagtgtgttatgtgtgttgcagtgtgtcatgtgtgttgcagtgtgtcatgtgtgttgcagtgtcaggtgtgttgcagtgtgtcaggTGTGTTGCAGTGTCAGGTGTGTCAGGTGTGTTGCAGTGTGCcttgtgtgttgcagtgtgtcatgtgtgttgcagtgtgtcgtGTGTTGTAGTGTGTcatgtgtgttgctgtgtgtcgtgtgttgcagtgtgtcatgtGTGTTGCAGGTGTCAGGTGTATTGCAGTGTGTcaggtgtgttgcagtgtgtcaggTGTGTTGCAGGGGTCAGGTGTGTTGCAGTGCGTCATATGTATTGCAGTGTGtcatgtgtgttgcagtgtgtcgtgtgttgcagtgtgtcgtgtgtgttgcagtgtgttgcagtgtcatgtgtgttgcagtgtgtcgtgtgttgcagtgtgtcatgtgtgttgcagtgtgttgcagtgtcatgtgtgttgcagtgtgtcgtgtgttgcagtgtgtcag gtgtgttgcagtgtgtcatgtGTATTGCAGGGGTcaggtgtgttgcagtgtgtcatgtgtattgcagtgtgtcatgtgtgttgcagtgtgtcaggTGTGTTGTAGTGTGTCATGTGTATTGCAGTGTGTCATGTGTGTTGCAGGGGtcatgtgtgttgcagtgtgtcaggtgtgttgcagtgtgtcatgtgtgttgcagtgtgtcatgtgtgttgcagtgtgtcaggTATGTTGCAGTGTCAGGTGTGTTGCAGGGGTCAGGTGTGTTGCAGGAGTcaggtgtgttgcagtgtgtcaggTGTGTTGCAATGTGTCAGGTGTGTTGCAAGGTGTCAAGTGTATTGCATTGTTTCAGGTATGTTTAAGGGTGCCGGGTGTGTTGCAATGTATCAGGTGTGTTGCACAGGTGTTGCAATGTCATGTGTGTTGCAGGGTGTCAGGTGTGCCGCTCTGCTCTTTTGGCAGCAATATGGCGCTTGAGATGAAGTTTGTCAAActctcaccattaccatcatcaccctcaccatccTTCTCTGTGGCTTTGTTTGTGGAAGTCATTCGGAATATCAGCGTCATTCCTCGTCAAAGTAAGCAAATCAGTGATGAGCCGAAACTATTAATTCTACTGGTACTGCTGCTGCACATATGTTTATTGAAGTCATTCAGTATATAA
- the LOC127006183 gene encoding keratin-associated protein 9-1-like isoform X2 produces MWVQYAITSATAYPAVCQVCYSVSGVLQCVRCIVGVRCVAVCQVCCSVLCVLQCVMCVAVCHVCCSVRCVAVCQVCCSVRCVRCVAVCLVCCSVSCVLQCVVCCSVSCVLLCVVCCSVSCVLQVSGVLQCVRCVAVCQVCCRGQVCCSASYVLQCVMCVAVCRVLQCVVCVAVCCSVMCVAVCRVLQCVMCVAVCCSVMCVAVCRVLQCVRCVAVCHVYCRGQVCCSVSCVLQCVMCVAVCQVCCSVSCVLQCVMCVAVCQVCCSVRCVAGVRCVAGVRCVAVCQVCCNVSGVLQGVKCIALFQVCLRVPGVLQCIRCVAQVLQCHVCCRVSGVPLCSFGSNMALEMKFVKLSPLPSSPSPSFSVALFVEVIRNISVIPRQSKQISDEPKLLILLVLLLHICLLKSFSI; encoded by the exons atgtgggtccagtacgctatcacttcggccaccgcctaccctgcagTGTGTCAGGTGTGTTACAGTGTGTcaggtgtgttgcagtgtgtcaggTGTATTGTAGGGGTcaggtgtgttgcagtgtgtcaggtgtgttgcagtgtgttatgtgtgttgcagtgtgtcatgtgtgttgcagtgtgtcatgtgtgttgcagtgtcaggtgtgttgcagtgtgtcaggTGTGTTGCAGTGTCAGGTGTGTCAGGTGTGTTGCAGTGTGCcttgtgtgttgcagtgtgtcatgtgtgttgcagtgtgtcgtGTGTTGTAGTGTGTcatgtgtgttgctgtgtgtcgtgtgttgcagtgtgtcatgtGTGTTGCAGGTGTCAGGTGTATTGCAGTGTGTcaggtgtgttgcagtgtgtcaggTGTGTTGCAGGGGTCAGGTGTGTTGCAGTGCGTCATATGTATTGCAGTGTGtcatgtgtgttgcagtgtgtcgtgtgttgcagtgtgtcgtgtgtgttgcagtgtgttgcagtgtcatgtgtgttgcagtgtgtcgtgtgttgcagtgtgtcatgtgtgttgcagtgtgttgcagtgtcatgtgtgttgcagtgtgtcgtgtgttgcagtgtgtcag gtgtgttgcagtgtgtcatgtGTATTGCAGGGGTcaggtgtgttgcagtgtgtcatgtgtattgcagtgtgtcatgtgtgttgcagtgtgtcag gtgtgttgcagtgtgtcatgtgtgttgcagtgtgtcatgtgtgttgcagtgtgtcaggTATGTTGCAGTGTCAGGTGTGTTGCAGGGGTCAGGTGTGTTGCAGGAGTcaggtgtgttgcagtgtgtcaggTGTGTTGCAATGTGTCAGGTGTGTTGCAAGGTGTCAAGTGTATTGCATTGTTTCAGGTATGTTTAAGGGTGCCGGGTGTGTTGCAATGTATCAGGTGTGTTGCACAGGTGTTGCAATGTCATGTGTGTTGCAGGGTGTCAGGTGTGCCGCTCTGCTCTTTTGGCAGCAATATGGCGCTTGAGATGAAGTTTGTCAAActctcaccattaccatcatcaccctcaccatccTTCTCTGTGGCTTTGTTTGTGGAAGTCATTCGGAATATCAGCGTCATTCCTCGTCAAAGTAAGCAAATCAGTGATGAGCCGAAACTATTAATTCTACTGGTACTGCTGCTGCACATATGTTTATTGAAGTCATTCAGTATATAA
- the LOC127006183 gene encoding keratin-associated protein 4-12-like isoform X4: MWVQYAITSATAYPAVCQVCYSVSGVLQCVRCIVGVRCVAVCQVCCSVLCVLQCVMCVAVCHVCCSVRCVAVCQVCCSVRCVRCVAVCLVCCSVSCVLQCVVCCSVSCVLLCVVCCSVSCVLQVSGVLQCVRCVAVCQVCCRGQVCCSASYVLQCVMCVAVCRVLQCVVCVAVCCSVMCVAVCRVLQCVRCVAVCHVYCRGQVCCSVSCVLQCVMCVAVCQVCCSVRCVAGVRCVAGVRCVAVCQVCCNVSGVLQGVKCIALFQVCLRVPGVLQCIRCVAQVLQCHVCCRVSGVPLCSFGSNMALEMKFVKLSPLPSSPSPSFSVALFVEVIRNISVIPRQSKQISDEPKLLILLVLLLHICLLKSFSI; the protein is encoded by the exons atgtgggtccagtacgctatcacttcggccaccgcctaccctgcagTGTGTCAGGTGTGTTACAGTGTGTcaggtgtgttgcagtgtgtcaggTGTATTGTAGGGGTcaggtgtgttgcagtgtgtcaggtgtgttgcagtgtgttatgtgtgttgcagtgtgtcatgtgtgttgcagtgtgtcatgtgtgttgcagtgtcaggtgtgttgcagtgtgtcaggTGTGTTGCAGTGTCAGGTGTGTCAGGTGTGTTGCAGTGTGCcttgtgtgttgcagtgtgtcatgtgtgttgcagtgtgtcgtGTGTTGTAGTGTGTcatgtgtgttgctgtgtgtcgtgtgttgcagtgtgtcatgtGTGTTGCAGGTGTCAGGTGTATTGCAGTGTGTcaggtgtgttgcagtgtgtcaggTGTGTTGCAGGGGTCAGGTGTGTTGCAGTGCGTCATATGTATTGCAGTGTGtcatgtgtgttgcagtgtgtcgtgtgttgcagtgtgtcgt gtgtgttgcagtgtgttgcagtgtcatgtgtgttgcagtgtgtcgtgtgttgcagtgtgtcaggtgtgttgcagtgtgtcatgtGTATTGCAGGGGTcag gtgtgttgcagtgtgtcatgtgtgttgcagtgtgtcatgtgtgttgcagtgtgtcaggTATGTTGCAGTGTCAGGTGTGTTGCAGGGGTCAGGTGTGTTGCAGGAGTcaggtgtgttgcagtgtgtcaggTGTGTTGCAATGTGTCAGGTGTGTTGCAAGGTGTCAAGTGTATTGCATTGTTTCAGGTATGTTTAAGGGTGCCGGGTGTGTTGCAATGTATCAGGTGTGTTGCACAGGTGTTGCAATGTCATGTGTGTTGCAGGGTGTCAGGTGTGCCGCTCTGCTCTTTTGGCAGCAATATGGCGCTTGAGATGAAGTTTGTCAAActctcaccattaccatcatcaccctcaccatccTTCTCTGTGGCTTTGTTTGTGGAAGTCATTCGGAATATCAGCGTCATTCCTCGTCAAAGTAAGCAAATCAGTGATGAGCCGAAACTATTAATTCTACTGGTACTGCTGCTGCACATATGTTTATTGAAGTCATTCAGTATATAA
- the LOC127006183 gene encoding keratin-associated protein 4-7-like isoform X10: MWVQYAITSATAYPAVCQVCYSVSGVLQCVRCIVGVRCVAVCQVCCSVLCVLQCVMCVAVCHVCCSVMCVAVCRVLQCVRCVAVCHVYCRGQVCCSVSCVLQCVMCVAVCQVCCSVSCVLQCVMCVAGVMCVAVCQVCCSVSCVLQCVMCVAVCQVCCSVRCVAGVRCVAGVRCVAVCQVCCNVSGVLQGVKCIALFQVCLRVPGVLQCIRCVAQVLQCHVCCRVSGVPLCSFGSNMALEMKFVKLSPLPSSPSPSFSVALFVEVIRNISVIPRQSKQISDEPKLLILLVLLLHICLLKSFSI, encoded by the exons atgtgggtccagtacgctatcacttcggccaccgcctaccctgcagTGTGTCAGGTGTGTTACAGTGTGTcaggtgtgttgcagtgtgtcaggTGTATTGTAGGGGTcaggtgtgttgcagtgtgtcaggtgtgttgcagtgtgttatgtgtgttgcagtgtgtcatgtgtgttgcagtgtgtcatgtgtgttgcagtgtca tgtgtgttgcagtgtgtcgtgtgttgcagtgtgtcag gtgtgttgcagtgtgtcatgtGTATTGCAGGGGTcaggtgtgttgcagtgtgtcatgtgtattgcagtgtgtcatgtgtgttgcagtgtgtcaggTGTGTTGTAGTGTGTCATGTGTATTGCAGTGTGTCATGTGTGTTGCAGGGGtcatgtgtgttgcagtgtgtcaggtgtgttgcagtgtgtcatgtgtgttgcagtgtgtcatgtgtgttgcagtgtgtcaggTATGTTGCAGTGTCAGGTGTGTTGCAGGGGTCAGGTGTGTTGCAGGAGTcaggtgtgttgcagtgtgtcaggTGTGTTGCAATGTGTCAGGTGTGTTGCAAGGTGTCAAGTGTATTGCATTGTTTCAGGTATGTTTAAGGGTGCCGGGTGTGTTGCAATGTATCAGGTGTGTTGCACAGGTGTTGCAATGTCATGTGTGTTGCAGGGTGTCAGGTGTGCCGCTCTGCTCTTTTGGCAGCAATATGGCGCTTGAGATGAAGTTTGTCAAActctcaccattaccatcatcaccctcaccatccTTCTCTGTGGCTTTGTTTGTGGAAGTCATTCGGAATATCAGCGTCATTCCTCGTCAAAGTAAGCAAATCAGTGATGAGCCGAAACTATTAATTCTACTGGTACTGCTGCTGCACATATGTTTATTGAAGTCATTCAGTATATAA
- the LOC127006183 gene encoding keratin-associated protein 4-12-like isoform X5: MWVQYAITSATAYPAVCQVCYSVSGVLQCVRCIVGVRCVAVCQVCCSVLCVLQCVMCVAVCHVCCSVRCVAVCQVCCSVRCVRCVAVCLVCCSVSCVLQCVVCCSVSCVLLCVVCCSVSCVLQVSGVLQCVRCVAVCQVCCRGQVCCSASYVLQCVMCVAVCRVLQCVVCVAVCCSVMCVAVCRVLQCVRCVAVCHVCCSVSCVLQCVMCVAVCQVCCSVRCVAGVRCVAGVRCVAVCQVCCNVSGVLQGVKCIALFQVCLRVPGVLQCIRCVAQVLQCHVCCRVSGVPLCSFGSNMALEMKFVKLSPLPSSPSPSFSVALFVEVIRNISVIPRQSKQISDEPKLLILLVLLLHICLLKSFSI; the protein is encoded by the exons atgtgggtccagtacgctatcacttcggccaccgcctaccctgcagTGTGTCAGGTGTGTTACAGTGTGTcaggtgtgttgcagtgtgtcaggTGTATTGTAGGGGTcaggtgtgttgcagtgtgtcaggtgtgttgcagtgtgttatgtgtgttgcagtgtgtcatgtgtgttgcagtgtgtcatgtgtgttgcagtgtcaggtgtgttgcagtgtgtcaggTGTGTTGCAGTGTCAGGTGTGTCAGGTGTGTTGCAGTGTGCcttgtgtgttgcagtgtgtcatgtgtgttgcagtgtgtcgtGTGTTGTAGTGTGTcatgtgtgttgctgtgtgtcgtgtgttgcagtgtgtcatgtGTGTTGCAGGTGTCAGGTGTATTGCAGTGTGTcaggtgtgttgcagtgtgtcaggTGTGTTGCAGGGGTCAGGTGTGTTGCAGTGCGTCATATGTATTGCAGTGTGtcatgtgtgttgcagtgtgtcgtgtgttgcagtgtgtcgt gtgtgttgcagtgtgttgcagtgtcatgtgtgttgcagtgtgtcgtgtgttgcagtgtgtcaggtgtgttgcagtgtgtcat gtgtgttgcagtgtgtcatgtgtgttgcagtgtgtcatgtgtgttgcagtgtgtcaggTATGTTGCAGTGTCAGGTGTGTTGCAGGGGTCAGGTGTGTTGCAGGAGTcaggtgtgttgcagtgtgtcaggTGTGTTGCAATGTGTCAGGTGTGTTGCAAGGTGTCAAGTGTATTGCATTGTTTCAGGTATGTTTAAGGGTGCCGGGTGTGTTGCAATGTATCAGGTGTGTTGCACAGGTGTTGCAATGTCATGTGTGTTGCAGGGTGTCAGGTGTGCCGCTCTGCTCTTTTGGCAGCAATATGGCGCTTGAGATGAAGTTTGTCAAActctcaccattaccatcatcaccctcaccatccTTCTCTGTGGCTTTGTTTGTGGAAGTCATTCGGAATATCAGCGTCATTCCTCGTCAAAGTAAGCAAATCAGTGATGAGCCGAAACTATTAATTCTACTGGTACTGCTGCTGCACATATGTTTATTGAAGTCATTCAGTATATAA
- the LOC127006183 gene encoding keratin-associated protein 4-12-like isoform X7 has protein sequence MWVQYAITSATAYPAVCQVCYSVSGVLQCVRCIVGVRCVAVCQVCCSVLCVLQCVMCVAVCHVCCSVRCVAVCQVCCSVRCVRCVAVCLVCCSVSCVLQCVVCCSVSCVLLCVVCCSVSCVLQVSGVLQCVRCVAVCQVCCSVSCVLQCVMCVAVCQVCCSVSCVLQCVMCVAVCQVCCSVRCVAGVRCVAGVRCVAVCQVCCNVSGVLQGVKCIALFQVCLRVPGVLQCIRCVAQVLQCHVCCRVSGVPLCSFGSNMALEMKFVKLSPLPSSPSPSFSVALFVEVIRNISVIPRQSKQISDEPKLLILLVLLLHICLLKSFSI, from the exons atgtgggtccagtacgctatcacttcggccaccgcctaccctgcagTGTGTCAGGTGTGTTACAGTGTGTcaggtgtgttgcagtgtgtcaggTGTATTGTAGGGGTcaggtgtgttgcagtgtgtcaggtgtgttgcagtgtgttatgtgtgttgcagtgtgtcatgtgtgttgcagtgtgtcatgtgtgttgcagtgtcaggtgtgttgcagtgtgtcaggTGTGTTGCAGTGTCAGGTGTGTCAGGTGTGTTGCAGTGTGCcttgtgtgttgcagtgtgtcatgtgtgttgcagtgtgtcgtGTGTTGTAGTGTGTcatgtgtgttgctgtgtgtcgtgtgttgcagtgtgtcatgtGTGTTGCAGGTGTCAGGTGTATTGCAGTGTGTcaggtgtgttgcagtgtgtcag gtgtgttgcagtgtgtcatgtgtattgcagtgtgtcatgtgtgttgcagtgtgtcag gtgtgttgcagtgtgtcatgtgtgttgcagtgtgtcatgtgtgttgcagtgtgtcaggTATGTTGCAGTGTCAGGTGTGTTGCAGGGGTCAGGTGTGTTGCAGGAGTcaggtgtgttgcagtgtgtcaggTGTGTTGCAATGTGTCAGGTGTGTTGCAAGGTGTCAAGTGTATTGCATTGTTTCAGGTATGTTTAAGGGTGCCGGGTGTGTTGCAATGTATCAGGTGTGTTGCACAGGTGTTGCAATGTCATGTGTGTTGCAGGGTGTCAGGTGTGCCGCTCTGCTCTTTTGGCAGCAATATGGCGCTTGAGATGAAGTTTGTCAAActctcaccattaccatcatcaccctcaccatccTTCTCTGTGGCTTTGTTTGTGGAAGTCATTCGGAATATCAGCGTCATTCCTCGTCAAAGTAAGCAAATCAGTGATGAGCCGAAACTATTAATTCTACTGGTACTGCTGCTGCACATATGTTTATTGAAGTCATTCAGTATATAA
- the LOC127006183 gene encoding keratin-associated protein 9-1-like isoform X8, which translates to MWVQYAITSATAYPAVCQVCYSVSGVLQCVRCIVGVRCVAVCQVCCSVLCVLQCVMCVAVCHVCCSVRCVAVCQVCCSVRCVRCVAVCLVCCSVSCVLQCVVCCSVSCVLLCVVCCSVSCVLQVSGVLQCVRCVAVCQVCCRGQVCCSVSCVLQCVMCVAVCQVCCSVRCVAGVRCVAGVRCVAVCQVCCNVSGVLQGVKCIALFQVCLRVPGVLQCIRCVAQVLQCHVCCRVSGVPLCSFGSNMALEMKFVKLSPLPSSPSPSFSVALFVEVIRNISVIPRQSKQISDEPKLLILLVLLLHICLLKSFSI; encoded by the exons atgtgggtccagtacgctatcacttcggccaccgcctaccctgcagTGTGTCAGGTGTGTTACAGTGTGTcaggtgtgttgcagtgtgtcaggTGTATTGTAGGGGTcaggtgtgttgcagtgtgtcaggtgtgttgcagtgtgttatgtgtgttgcagtgtgtcatgtgtgttgcagtgtgtcatgtgtgttgcagtgtcaggtgtgttgcagtgtgtcaggTGTGTTGCAGTGTCAGGTGTGTCAGGTGTGTTGCAGTGTGCcttgtgtgttgcagtgtgtcatgtgtgttgcagtgtgtcgtGTGTTGTAGTGTGTcatgtgtgttgctgtgtgtcgtgtgttgcagtgtgtcatgtGTGTTGCAGGTGTCAGGTGTATTGCAGTGTGTcaggtgtgttgcagtgtgtcaggTGTGTTGCAGGGGTCAG gtgtgttgcagtgtgtcatgtgtgttgcagtgtgtcatgtgtgttgcagtgtgtcaggTATGTTGCAGTGTCAGGTGTGTTGCAGGGGTCAGGTGTGTTGCAGGAGTcaggtgtgttgcagtgtgtcaggTGTGTTGCAATGTGTCAGGTGTGTTGCAAGGTGTCAAGTGTATTGCATTGTTTCAGGTATGTTTAAGGGTGCCGGGTGTGTTGCAATGTATCAGGTGTGTTGCACAGGTGTTGCAATGTCATGTGTGTTGCAGGGTGTCAGGTGTGCCGCTCTGCTCTTTTGGCAGCAATATGGCGCTTGAGATGAAGTTTGTCAAActctcaccattaccatcatcaccctcaccatccTTCTCTGTGGCTTTGTTTGTGGAAGTCATTCGGAATATCAGCGTCATTCCTCGTCAAAGTAAGCAAATCAGTGATGAGCCGAAACTATTAATTCTACTGGTACTGCTGCTGCACATATGTTTATTGAAGTCATTCAGTATATAA
- the LOC127006183 gene encoding keratin-associated protein 4-6-like isoform X9, which yields MWVQYAITSATAYPAVCQVCYSVSGVLQCVRCIVGVRCVAVCQVCCSVLCVLQCVMCVAVCHVCCSVRCVAVCQVCCSVRCVRCVAVCLVCCSVSCVLQCVVCCSVSCVLLCVVCCSVSCVLQVSGVLQCVRCVAVCQVCCSVSCVLQCVMCVAVCQVCCSVRCVAGVRCVAGVRCVAVCQVCCNVSGVLQGVKCIALFQVCLRVPGVLQCIRCVAQVLQCHVCCRVSGVPLCSFGSNMALEMKFVKLSPLPSSPSPSFSVALFVEVIRNISVIPRQSKQISDEPKLLILLVLLLHICLLKSFSI from the exons atgtgggtccagtacgctatcacttcggccaccgcctaccctgcagTGTGTCAGGTGTGTTACAGTGTGTcaggtgtgttgcagtgtgtcaggTGTATTGTAGGGGTcaggtgtgttgcagtgtgtcaggtgtgttgcagtgtgttatgtgtgttgcagtgtgtcatgtgtgttgcagtgtgtcatgtgtgttgcagtgtcaggtgtgttgcagtgtgtcaggTGTGTTGCAGTGTCAGGTGTGTCAGGTGTGTTGCAGTGTGCcttgtgtgttgcagtgtgtcatgtgtgttgcagtgtgtcgtGTGTTGTAGTGTGTcatgtgtgttgctgtgtgtcgtgtgttgcagtgtgtcatgtGTGTTGCAGGTGTCAGGTGTATTGCAGTGTGTcaggtgtgttgcagtgtgtcag gtgtgttgcagtgtgtcatgtgtgttgcagtgtgtcatgtgtgttgcagtgtgtcaggTATGTTGCAGTGTCAGGTGTGTTGCAGGGGTCAGGTGTGTTGCAGGAGTcaggtgtgttgcagtgtgtcaggTGTGTTGCAATGTGTCAGGTGTGTTGCAAGGTGTCAAGTGTATTGCATTGTTTCAGGTATGTTTAAGGGTGCCGGGTGTGTTGCAATGTATCAGGTGTGTTGCACAGGTGTTGCAATGTCATGTGTGTTGCAGGGTGTCAGGTGTGCCGCTCTGCTCTTTTGGCAGCAATATGGCGCTTGAGATGAAGTTTGTCAAActctcaccattaccatcatcaccctcaccatccTTCTCTGTGGCTTTGTTTGTGGAAGTCATTCGGAATATCAGCGTCATTCCTCGTCAAAGTAAGCAAATCAGTGATGAGCCGAAACTATTAATTCTACTGGTACTGCTGCTGCACATATGTTTATTGAAGTCATTCAGTATATAA